In Elaeis guineensis isolate ETL-2024a chromosome 1, EG11, whole genome shotgun sequence, a genomic segment contains:
- the LOC105038043 gene encoding LOW QUALITY PROTEIN: subtilisin-like protease SBT3 (The sequence of the model RefSeq protein was modified relative to this genomic sequence to represent the inferred CDS: inserted 1 base in 1 codon) yields the protein MALLPSFHCVLWMALTILTSHMILASAEVATYIVHMDLSAMPKAFSGHHSWYTSVVAAVAATTTATTSDSISLTSNLIYVYDHAIHGFSARLSPSQLEQLKKSHGYLSSYRDTPATVDTTHTPEFLHLSPNSGLWPASNFGKDVIIGVVDTGIWPESQSFNDDGMTAVPARWKGXCEQGTDFSSSACNRKLIGARFFNKGLLAANPNLTIAVNSPRDTDGHGTHTSSTAGGNYVPNASFFGYAPGTARGMAPRARLAMYKALWDEGVATSDIIAAMDQAISDGVDVISLSLGFDLVPLYKDPIAIGAFAAMEKGIFVTTSAGNRGPSLQILHNGTPWVTTIGAATVDREFVGIIDLGDGSSIVGESLYPGRSSPIKHPLPLVFMGSCGNETLLKNVRHKMVVCDAKDSLDFAIVQVQSAKVDAALFISDVIFKDLEAQFSFPAAIISPQDGKTILEYINKDHDPRAMIRFRETILGTKPAPMVAAYTSRGPSMSCPTVLKPDIVAPGTLILAAWALNSSVGFDRSHELFSPFNIISGTSMACPHAAGIAAMIKGARPDWSPAAIRSALVTTTNQLDNTMTPIKDMGDSNRPATPLAMGSGHIEPNRALDPGLVYDASSDDYVRLLCAMNYTIQQIKTITRTYSFDCSKASLDLNYPSFIAFFNPNKTTTRDKVVQEFRRTVTNVGDAATYYSKVVAMKGFSITVMPDMLVFHEKYEKKSFTIIIEGQMGKKKDEVLHGALSWVDDKGKYVVRSPIVATTLPSARL from the exons ATGGCACTTTTGCCATCCTTCCACTGTGTCCTGTGGATGGCACTAACCATACTTACCTCACACATGATATTGGCATCAGCTGAAGTTGCCACATATATTGTCCATATGGACCTGTCAGCCATGCCTAAAGCCTTCTCAGGCCACCACAGCTGGTATACCTCTGTCGTCGCCGCCGTCGCCGCCACCACCACTGCCACTACTTCTGACTCGATATCTCTGACCTCGAACCTCATCTACGTCTATGACCATGCAATTCATGGATTCAGTGCTCGACTCTCGCCGTCGCAGCTAGAACAGCTCAAGAAATCACATGGCTACTTGTCGTCCTACCGCGACACGCCGGCGACGGTCGACACCACCCACACCCCAGAATTCCTCCACCTTAGTCCAAATTCCGGTCTATGGCCGGCCTCCAACTTCGGCAAGGACGTCATAATTGGGGTGGTCGACACCGGAATATGGCCGGAGAGCCAGAGCTTCAACGACGACGGCATGACCGCCGTGCCTGCAAGATGGAAGG TCTGCGAGCAAGGCACCGATTTCAGCTCCTCGGCGTGCAACCGGAAGCTCATCGGAGCGCGGTTCTTCAACAAAGGGTTGCTCGCAGCCAACCCGAACCTCACCATTGCGGTCAATTCCCCACGCGACACCGACGGCCACGGCACCCACACGTCCTCCACCGCCGGCGGGAACTACGTCCCGAACGCGTCCTTCTTCGGGTACGCCCCCGGCACGGCCAGGGGGATGGCGCCGCGCGCGCGGCTGGCCATGTACAAGGCTCTCTGGGACGAAGGAGTCGCCACGTCGGACATCATCGCGGCGATGGACCAAGCCATATCGGATGGCGTGGATGTCATCTCCCTCTCACTGGGCTTCGACTTGGTCCCCCTCTACAAGGATCCCATCGCCATAGGGGCCTTCGCCGCCATGGAGAAGGGGATATTCGTCACGACCTCGGCGGGCAACAGAGGCCCGAGTTTACAAATCCTGCACAATGGGACCCCATGGGTCACCACCATCGGCGCCGCAACTGTCGATAGAGAATTCGTTGGAATTATCGATCTCGGAGATGGTAGCTCCATCGTCGGGGAATCGCTGTACCCTGGAAGGTCATCTCCCATCAAGCATCCATTGCCCTTGGTATTCATGGGGTCTTGTGGCAACgagaccttgctgaagaatgtgCGTCACAAGATGGTCGTATGTGATGCCAAGGATTCTCTCGACTTCGCCATCGTCCAGGTTCAGTCTGCCAAAGTGGATGCTGCCCTCTTCATATCTGACGTCATCTTCAAGGACTTGGAGGCCCAATTCTCGTTCCCCGCGGCTATCATTAGCCCTCAAGATGGTAAGACCATCTTGGAGTACATAAATAAAGACCATGACCCAAGAGCCATGATAAGATTCCGGGAGACCATCCTGGGCACAAAGCCTGCCCCAATGGTGGCTGCCTACACTTCCAGAGGACCCTCCATGAGCTGCCCAACCGTGCTGAAGCCAGACATTGTGGCTCCTGGAACCTTGATCCTAGCAGCTTGGGCGCTGAATTCATCGGTAGGGTTCGACAGGTCTCATGAATTGTTTAGCCCATTCAACATCATATCTGGAACATCTATGGCTTGCCCTCACGCAGCAGGCATAGCTGCAATGATCAAGGGTGCGAGGCCGGATTGGAGCCCGGCGGCGATTCGATCCGCGTTGGTGACCACCACAAACCAATTGGACAACACCATGACACCAATTAAAGACATGGGGGATTCCAATCGGCCGGCGACTCCATTAGCTATGGGGTCCGGTCACATTGAGCCCAACAGGGCACTTGATCCTGGTCTTGTCTATGATGCTAGTTCTGACGACTATGTGAGACTCTTATGTGCCATGAATTATACCATCCAGCAGATAAAGACGATCACTAGGACTTACTCTTTCGATTGCTCGAAGGCATCTTTAGATCTCAATTATCCATCATTCATTGCATTCTTCAATCCTAACAAGACTACTACTAGAGATAAGGTTGTTCAAGAGTTCCGAAGGACGGTGACAAATGTCGGAGACGCGGCGACTTACTACTCCAAGGTGGTAGCTATGAAGGGGTTTTCAATCACTGTCATGCCAGATATGTTGGTGTTTCACGAGAAGTATGAGAAGAAAAGTTTCACCATCATTATTGAGGGCCagatggggaagaagaaggatgagGTTCTTCATGGTGCATTAAGTTGGGTGGATGATAAAGGGAAGTATGTGGTGAGGAGTCCTATCGTGGCAACTACCCTCCCCTCGGCCCGGTTGTAG